AATAATTTTGTGGGATGGCAGATAATCTCATGCCTCTCAGTGCCTTTTGGGTCTCTTTCTTCTCATTAGGATAGCATTAAATTATTAGCTTTCCCCTTGTGGGACACACTAATAACACTAAACGAAAAAAATTTCCAAAGTGATTTGAGATTGGTTCTCTTGGACACATTCCCCAATGTATGGTAAAATAAGTGGTACTGTATCCTCAAATAAGGAAGAAAAACATTCATAGATTTTTCAATCCTTCTTTCTCTAGGTGAAGTTATTAATGAAAAAGACCGTTGTAAAAAATGCGAAGGGAAGAAGGTGATCAAAGAAGTAAAGATTCTTGAAGTCCATGTAGATAAAGGCATGAAACATGGGCAGAGGATTACATTTACTGGAGAAGCAGATCAGGCCCCAGGAGTGGAACCGGGAGATATTGTCCTCCTGCTCCAAGAAAAGGAGAATGAGGTAACTTGTGACTTGATAGGTGAAGTAAAGTTGGTGGGTTTTCCTTAGAAATATTTAACTGTTATACACTTTCCTAGATTACTTTAAACGAACAACTGAGGGAGAGAAACTGAACTTAGCATACATGGCTTGTTCCTAGTGGTAACTGCTATAATTCTGAGCTAGAAGGTTCTGTCTGTAGACATGCAGATGAGCACACCAAGCATCCCACTGTCTCAATATGGTCATGAAAAGTTACTCTCCTAACGGAAGCAGGGTTACCCTTGGCAGACTTACCACTATGAATGTCCTGTCCTTGTTGTGCACCTGCTTCAACCCTGGCATGCAGTAAGTAAAGCTGAGTATAAAGCCagctgattttttgggggggagttgggttttttgttgtttttgtttttgttttttttttccaaaggctaTCAGATGAAAATGGGGAATCTCCCTCAATCTTCACTTGCTGTAAACTGTGCTGTCTGCTTCTGTTAACCTAGGAAGTGTGACAAATGCGTTTGGAGATATTAACCCAGATAAGTAGTATGGTCATGCTGATATTGCACTCATCATAGGACCCCTCCTCTTTTCTACCCAAACTGTAGACCTGCATTTGGCTAGTTGCATTTTTATTCTGTCTTGGCATATTTCTACACAGTATGTACCTTGGAGAATATTGGTTTTCATACATTTGAACTAGGTACTATAAAACTGATTCTGACACAGTACACGATGCTAAATTACTGGAACATGTTAATTAAGGAAAGTTGCAGTATATAGTAAAGTCCAGGAGAATTTTTCCATTCTTTAATGTGGTAACTATTTTTGGCAAAGTTCAGAGTATTAGATGAAGAAACGTAAGTGATGGTTCAGTATTGTGAAAACAGCGTATAAAACTATTGTGTGAAATTGTGTGGTGCAAGCTGTTCCTTTTCTGGTGTTCCATAAACACAATGCAGTATTGTGAATTTAAGTTCATacatatttcaaaaagaaaaggagtacttgtggcaccttagagactaaccaatttatttgagcatgagctttcgtgagctacagctcacttcatcagatgcataccgtggaaactgcagcagactttatatatacacagagaatatgaaacaatacctcctcccaccccactgtcctgctggtaatagcttatctaaagtaatcgtcaggttaggccatttccagcacaaatccaggttttctcaccctccacccccccacacaaattcactctcctgctggtgatagcccatccaaagtgacaactctttacacaatgtgcatgataatgaagttaggccatttcctgcacaaatccaggttctctcactccctcacccccctccaaaaaccacccccatacacacacagactcactctcctgctggtaatagctcgtccaaactgaccactctccaagtttaaatccaagttaaaccagaacatcgggggggggggggtaggaaaaaacaagaggaaataggctaccttgcataatgacttagccactcccagtctctatttaagcctaaattaatagtatccaatttgcaaatgaattccaattcagcagtttctcgctggagtctggatttgaagtttttttgttttaagatagcgaccttcatgtctgtgattgcgtgaccagagagattgaagtgttctccgactggtttatgaatgttataattcttgacatctgatttgtgtccatttattcttttacgtagagactgtccagtttgaccaatgtacacggcagaggggcattgctggcacatgatggcataaatcacattggtggatgtgcaggtgaacgagcctctgatagtgtggctgatgttattaggccctgtgatggtgtcccctgaatagatatgtgggcacaattggcaacgggctttgttgcaaggataagttcctgggttagtggttctgttgtgtggtatgtggttgttggtgagtatttgcttcaggttgcggggctgtctgtaggcaaggactggcctgtctcccaagatttgtgagagtgttgggtcatcctttaggataggttgtagatccttaataatgcattggaggggttttagttgggggctgaaggtgacggctagagcgttctgttattttctttgttaggcctgtcctgtagtaggtaacttctgggaactcttctggctctatcaatctgtttctttacttccgcaggtgggtattgtagttgtaagaaagcttgacagagatcttgtaggtgtttgtctctgtctgaggggttggagcaaatgcggttgtatcgcagagcttggctgtagacgatggatcgtgtggtgtggtcagggtgaaagctggaggcatgcaggtaggaatagcggtcagtaggtttccggtatagggtggtgtttatgtgaccattgtttattagcactgtagtgtccaggaagtggatctcttgtgtggactggaccaggctgaggttgatggtgggatggaaattgttgaaatcatggtggaattcctcaagggcttcttttccatgagtccagatgatgaagatgtcgaggaattccaccatgatttcaacaatttccatcccaccatcaacctcagcctggtccagtccacacaagagatccacttcctggacactacggtgctaataaacaatggtcacataaacaccaccctataccggaaacctactgaccgctattcctacctgcatgcctccagctttcaccctgaccacaccacacgatccatcgtctacagccaagctctgcgatacaaccgcatttgctccaacccctcagacagagacaaacacctacaagatctctgtcaagctttcttacaactacaatacccacctgcggaagtaaagaaacagattgatagagccagaagagttcccagaagttacctactacaggacaggcctaacaaagaaaataacagaacgctctagccgtcaccttcagcccccaactaaaacccctccaatgcattattaaggatctacaacctatcctaaaggatgacccaacactctcacaaatcttgggagacaggccagtccttgcctacagacagccccgcaacctgaagcaaatactcaccaacaaccacataccacacaacagaaccactaacccaggaacttatccttgcaacaaagcccgttgccaattgtgcccacatatctattcaggggacaccatcacagggcctaataacatcagccacactatcagaggctcgttcacctgcacatccaccaatgtgatttatgccatcatgtgccagcaatgcccctctgccgtgtacattggtcaaactggacagtctctacgtaaaagaataaatggacacaaatcagatgtcaagaattataacattcataaaccagtcggagaacacttcaatctctctggtcacgcaatcacagacatgaaggtcgctatcttaaaacaaaaaaacttcaaatccagactccagcgagaaactgctgaattggaattcatttgcaaattggatactattaatttaggcttaaataaagactgggagtggctaagtcattatgcaaggtagcctatttcctcttgttttttcctaccccccccccccccccagatgttctggtttaacttggatttaaacttggagagtggtcagtttggacgagctattaccagcaggagagtgagtctgtgtgtgtgtatgggggtggtttttggaggggggtgagggagtgagagaacctggatttgtgcaggaaatggcctaacttcattatcatgcacattgtgtaaagagttgtcactttggatgggctatcaccagcaggagagtgaatttgtgtgggggggtggagggtgagaaaacctggatttgtgctggaaatggcctaacctgacgattactttagataagctattaccagcaggacagtggggtgggaggaggtattgtttcatattctctgtgtatatataaagtctgctgcagtttccacggtatgcatctgatgaagtgagctgtagctcacgaaagctcatgctcaaataaattggttagtctctaaggtgccacaagtactccttttctttttgcgaatacagactaacacggctgttactctgaaaccatacatatTTCAGTAATCAAATTCTAGTCATCCATCAGGAAAGCTTTGAATTAAAAACTGAAGTAATACAGGTATCTGAAAAATCTTTAAATGATTCATGCTGGAGTAGCACTCCAACACCAAAGCACTTGACCCAGCCTCTCCTGCAGCTGTCTGTCTGGTTTCCCTGTGTATTCAGTTGCAACTTTGTGCTCCTCCCAACTTCTTGGCTGTGCTTGGgtgaagggaaaggaaggcaacTAGGATAAACAATGTGACTTCAAGTGTCAGGTACTGCCAGCACTAATGACAGGTCAGAAATTCCAGGATTTGAAGCAGAGGCCTTCTCAGTCTTGGTCTTTTGATCTAGCTATGTCTGCTGCTGTATTGTCTTGGACAGTAAAACATATTGTGGCTTTCTCCTTTTTGCTATGACCATGTTTACTGGTAACTCTGTAGGTCAGTCCTCAGTTGCGTTTTAATAAGCATGTTGCAGTTTAAGAATATATGGACAAAAGATTGCTAACATAATTGTTAGTATGGTGGTGAAATGGTGATATTGTGTTTTGTTTATATGAGCTTGAGAGGaacctaaagcagtggttctcaaactttttagcaacccaaggacctcCATTTTGATTCAAATTTTTCACACACCCCCAGAcgccctgccccctctccgcccctgcccctcctcttccccacctctttctgccctccctcccagcatgccctgtccccgtttctccccctccctcccagcgcctgctgcatgctgctgaacagccgTTTCCTggcacggggagggagggggaggagttggtcagtAGGACCCTTGGCCCCGGACATGATTCCATCCCATCCCCTGAGCGAGTCCCCAtccttcccagcacctcctgcatgtcagggaacagctgttccacagtgtgcaggaggcactggggagaggggaaggagttgatcaaCGGGGCCGCAGCCCCAGACATTAttgcacctcctcctctccctccctcctagtgcctcctgcacactgctgaacagctgttcccccgGCATGcagcaggcactgggagggagaagggggagttgatcagcagggcccatgGGCCCTAGTTTGAGAGATGCTCACTAAAGCATTAAATCATTTTGGTACCATAGTTTAAATGTACTGAAAAGCTTGAGGAAAGGTGAATACAGGTCTCCTGTTGCCACTTGACTCTAAGTAAAATCATGGTAGCTAAACTGCATTTGGAGCTTGAGGCCTGAATAGCTCAACTGTGGTACTGAAAAATGCTTCTCAATCACTTGACTTCTTCCAAGATGGGAGAAACTAAGATATTGGCCGGTTCTTAAATTTGGGTTTAGAAGCTGAGAAAATGACTTTTACTTGAATGTGTTCGAGTCTGCAGGTAGAATGAAACTACTAAAATTATTGTCATGGTTGATATGCTAGCTGAGACTAAAATATATCTCCTGGTTCCAAAAACTACTTGCTCTTGGGAAGAAACTCTGCTGTCTTCTCACACATGTCAGCATAAAACTGTTgccatattttattttcaaggaCAGTGCTGGAGAAAAACAAGTGCTGGAGAAAAACTTTCCAGCAAGTCTTTTTTTGCTGTGCAAGAAAGGATAACTTTGAGGATGAAGTCATGAACCAAGTTTTATATGCTGTTACACTAAATATCTGTACGTTGTGAGCAAGCAAGCAGTGAACAACTTCAGGTATCTCTAATAGAGGTGTGAAGGGAAAAAGAAGCAACCTTTCTGGATTCATGCCAATGGGCTAACAATCCTTCATTCACTTCACACCTCTGTAAAAGCCTCATTACAGAAAATTTAAAGCAGCTGTGACCTTGCTTGAATATATAGATGAGTTAAAGCAACTATCCACAACTGGTTTGGGCTTAGTCCTGAGGACTTTGAACAACACTCTGTCTTCTTGcctctccccttttttaaaatctgaaaatagTGACATGATCAACAGCTAGCTTCTACATGAACATTTTGAGGCTAAGTGAAATAgtctttaaatatataattttgtTACTGGGTCTCCATTGTGTTGTCATTTGTCTTTAGATTAGAAGATCTTTGGGTCAGGGAAAGACTCAGTCTGTTGTACAGTCATAGAGCATTTTACAGCTCTGGTTCCATATTCATTAGAAACAAATTAGAGTCGCAGAAATTAACATCTATATACTATTGCATATTGCACAACATGCAACTCTTAGGACCTGCTTAATTGTGGAAAGCTAGAACTGGTGTAGATCTGTAGTTTGATCTTTACATGAATGCTAACTTTCGAAAGTAGAAATTTTATAGTTTATGGATTTTATTACTTCAGGATTAAATTAAAGATCTGACAGTAATAAGTATTAGaataaagatgatgatgatgattaatgTCTCATTCTTAGGTGTTCCAGAGGGAAGGAAATGACTTGCATATGACACACAAGATAGGACTTGTTGAAGCACTGTGTGGATTTCAGTTCACATTCAAACACCTGGATGGACGTCAGATTGTGGTGAAATATCCTCCTGGAAAAGTAATTGAACCAGGTAAACCGTGATTTGATATAAGAATTTTTATCTAGATACATGTGTGGTTGTACTATTTGAAATGTTGTATCATCAAATTAttctcacttgcatccgatgaagtgagctgtagcttacgaaagctcatgctcaaataaattggttagtctctaaggtgccacaagtactccttttctttttgcaaatacagactaacacggctgttactctgaaacctctcatgcTCTTGCAACTTGTAGCCACTGTTATAGAAATGCAGAGATATTACTTTGTCAGACGGAAAGCTGGTACAGTACAGGTTTCCGTTACACTGATTGATCTTTTTCTGTCCTTAATTATAGGTTGTGTTCGTGTAGTTCGAGGTGAAGGAATGCCACAATATCGGAATCCCTTTGAAAAAGGAGATCTTTACATAAAGTTTGATGTACAGTTTCCTGAAAATAACTGGATTAGCCCGGAAAAGCTCTCAGTAAGTATTCCTTCAGTTTgatcaaaaatgtgtttttgagATGTCTTAAGGGCTCATTGTATTGTGCCCCACGCACTTTCTTTCGAGTAGTTATATTTGGATTTGAGTACAGCCAAATTGTTCAATGTAGTTTACAATGCACAAGTGATTTTAAAACTTTCCATTGAAGTTGGTTAGTTTACATGAAAAGCCACAGGAGGGTTGGTGTTCTGGGGTGCAGGTGTAATATAAAAGCACTTGAAAACTGCTCTCTTGATATAGTAGCAATTACTAGGACAAATGAAAGTGGCTGCTGTTTTGATTTCTGACCCATCAGTTCTTGCTGCTTACGGCTTTGTCTATATGAGAAAGTTGTACTAGTTAAAAGGACAGATTTTAACCAATGCAAAGTGGTGCAAACACCTGCTGAATTTTAAGATTGCTAATCCATTTATGATAACTATGTAAGACATTCTTAACCTAACATGAATGCCCCCACAGGAGAGATGTGTGCCAAATATTGACACCTATGCTTTCTGATACACCACTAACTGTACTCCTTTTATTGGCAGGAACTTGAAGATCTTCTGCCATCTAGACCAGAAGTTCCCACTGTAATTGGTGATACAGAAGAGGTAGATCTTCAGGAATTTGATAACACTCGTGGATCAGGAGGTGGTCAGAGACGTGAAGCCTACAATGATAGTTCTGATGAAGAAAGCACTCATCATGGACCTGGGGTACAGTGTGCCCATCAGTAAACATTTGTCTAAAATGTTGCACAAGGATTTTCTTTCAAGTTTTGCCTGACTTGTTTTCAGCAATCCAGCTGGATTGTATAAGCAATCCAGATGAACCGAGGGACATCTATTGCTGTATGTGTAACCTTTAAATTGGTCTATAGTATCTACAGAGTGTATAATTTAAACTAACCACAAAGCTTACATCTTCATTTTGACTGTTCTGTAGCAGAATAAAGCACTTGAAAGGAAGACGAGACTCCTTTTCATATGGGTTTTAAGTTTGTCCTCGTATCTGTGCTTGATTTTTACCAGTTGTGTAGATTTTaagtttcatattttaaattcaaattcaAATTCTACATTGTAAAGTTTGTGTACAACTTGTCCTGAGGCTTGGTATTTGGCTGCACCTGCATAAGCTGCAATAGAATAAAGAATTTCATAGCCTGTatctatcattttagatgcatgGTAAATAAATGGGCTTCACACATAATGGGTTTAGAGCTGACTGGGAACAACAGAAGACTAAATTAGAAGTGGTTGTAAAAGTTTTTTACCATCTTGTGAGGTTTCTGAAAGTAAATAAAAGCAGTTGGTGTATAATATACTCCTTTCCCCTTGTCACACTTTTATTTATCTAAAAGGATACACTAAACTTGATTCTAACTGGTTAGTTCCTTGGTATTTGTTTTACTATACTGCCTAGGAGTCCTAGTACAATTGCAGCCTTGTACTTGACTACATTATGTACAACCtttgtccctgccccacagagttcACAATCAAATGAAAAGCCATTTCAGTGTTCAGTACCTCTACCTGCATGCAGCTTTCCTTATTAATCAAAGTATTTTTGAATTTATTAACATAAGAACTGGTTGACCTGCATACAGGTGGTTTCAATCTTACACTAGAATTCCTTGCCTTCTAAATCTTTAAACATGGGTGAAAAGATTTCACCTCTCAATATGGAGATGCTAGAAAAATAGCTTTGACATCCAAAAACAAATCCTCTTTATTCTCAAAATTAAGGATTTTTTTGTTCCTTGTTTAACAGCTCTTAGCTTTTAGTGCCCCTTTGATATTAGGCAAGTCTTGGGATATGTCTTTAATCCACTGTCCTTAGAGTGGCAACAAGGCTTTTTTAACATCCTTCCAGAATTGAAGATGGGTGACTTCAAGAGACTGTATATGGTAATTAGCCTAACCCTTGGCATAAACAGACCCTTAACTATGTTCTACTTACTTTAAAggctaaacagtctgttccaccttactttgagcatcacagctaaatgcacctttcccagacctgaagaagagctctgtagggCTCCAAAGCTTGTATTCTCCCCAACAGAAAGTGatccaataaacgatattacctcacccatcttgtctctctaatatcctgggactgacacagctacaactacactgcattccCTATTTCTGTAAGgcggccggggggaggggaatagtaTGTAAACCACCAGATGGGAATTAGAACAATTCCATCACTATATCATTACTTTCaattttcattgcatttttttttgtaGAACTGTCTTCATGTAGGCAGAAGTCCAAATAAAATTCAAGGATCAGGGATTAAACTATCTTCAAAAATATGCCTACTTAATATAAATACAGTGGTATAAAACTAGGTTTGTGGGAGATCCATTTATTTATATTCCCCCAGTAGCTAGGAGTCCTACACTAAGACCTGGGCTGAActgtgtgaggcactgtacaaaccaaaCACTGTTTGTTCCTTGGAGCAGAGACTAAGTTCAAAACAAGTAGTAACAACAGCTAGACAGACACAggagtacaaaaaaaaaaaaaacacaagacaaTGTGACAGGGCCCCAGCATAGCATCAAACTGTTCTTGAGTTGTAGACAGCAGTGAGAAGGATAAAGGACAATAATTAGTTTTACAGATGTtcacagggagctcctcccaccTAGGATGTCAATATAAGAGAAAACATGAACATGCTCATTTGAAAATTTAGTGTGTGTAATGGAGGCTGGTACAACAGGCTAATCAGAGGCAGGAGTCAACATCTAAACAGCAAAGGCaagatgataggtagggtgggcCTTCAAAGTAAAGACAAGCAGCTTCTTTTATGCAACAGAGATGAGGAAAGCAGTGGAGAAATGCAGAGAGATGACATGCTCAAAATGTCAGCCtaagaaaatgatctttgcagtaTCATTCTGAATGAATATGAGCAGAGTTGGATGTTGTCAAGGCCAGAAACGAGGATGTTGTAGTAATCAAGCTATGAGATGAGATCTTAGAGAAGAGTTTTAGCTGCGTGAATGATTTAAAAAGGACATCTCTTAGAGAGGTTATGCAGAAAGAAATAAGACTTAGATGCAAGGGGCTAGAGCGGTTCAAGTGAAAGACACCTATGTGATAAGCCTGGGTGACAGACAGGAGTATGGTGTTGTCCACAGCGATTAAGAAAgtagcagcagggaggggagagaaagattAAGATAGCAGGGTGCAATTTTACTTTGGACAGGAGGCAGAGATGGTGGTTGAATTGGTGTTTCTGAATGAGATTACTTTGAGAACCTGTAAAGGGACAAGAGAAGGGATAAACAGCACAATGCCTCCCCCAAAAGCACTGGGGGAAGGATGAAGAGGATCCTCCAAAGTACATACTGAAGGAGTGATTAGAGAACTAGGACAGGACAGACTAGCTTTACCAGTCCCCACTGAATTCTTGTACTTCCATCAAGATATTTATGTTGAGTTGTAATACTCATCTCCCTAATTCTAAAaatatagatcagtggttctcaaactgagtcatgaccccattttaatggggtcatcagGGCTAGCATTAGACTTCCTAGGACCCAGAGCTGAAGCTAAAGCCCAAGCTCCACCCCAACCTGGAGCAATGGGGCTCAAGCTGCaagcccctttcccccccagcagggcttggcctgtggccccttttccctcccacccagggcATCAGGGCTCAGGCTCCACAAAGGGGtggtggtgcaatgaagtttgagaacccctggtgtagatgatCTTACTGCTTATTTTAGGTTAGTGATGTTATGCTTACACAGTGGAACCACGATAATGCAGCATCATTACAAGTactcagcatagggaaatagaACATGATTGCTATTTAAGAGTCTAGATTCCCACCCAGGCACTGAAAAGGGTATTGATCAGCTCCAGGTGCTGAGGTATGCAGGGAAGTAAGTAGTACTTATGATACTTATGTTTAAAGGAGCAGTCTATTTTTGTAGAATGAACTGACCTGCACATGACTTCTTCTCCCACATCAGTGCTTAAGTTCATAATACTTGCTTAGGCTTGTTTAAGTATATcaagtttaaaaatgtaaacatatacTTCCCTAGCAACAATTGTGCAGCATTTTGATTATATGGTTTTGGGTAATGACTTGCAAAAGAAACAAGTTGAAGATAAGTGTTGTAGGATACTGTCCTAACAAGCTTGATGATGTCACTTGACAGTAATTTGGTTCTTCTGAATTACTTATTAGGGTCCACTGGGATTAAAGAGCATAGACAGTGTGTCAACCTTGAGGACCTACTCACCATTTATGCCAAGTTATTTATCTTTATCTTGCCCAGCTGTCACAAACTCACCCTCCGTAAGCCTAGACTataagtgtatgtctacacttaaaaatgctgcagctgcaccttGATAGCCCTTCAGCGTAGACATTAACTACACCTACGCCAACACCAAGATTTTCCCATAAGCATAAGTAATCCACTTCCCCAATAGGCAGCACCTATTCCAACAGAAGAATTCTATTGACCTCTTGTCTGCATTAGGAATTTACAACAGTATACTTATACAGCTCAGATTTTTCACATGCTTAAGAGATAAAACTATACTGATTTAAGTTCTTAGTGCAGATCAGGGTTTAGCGTGTTGCTACCTCATACAGAGGGATTAAAAGCTTCTTTCAACCCTAAAGAAACATTTTCAAGAATATTCTGGGAAATGGGGTACAGTTATTTTACTTATGTACACTGTATATTACTGCTCTATTTGAGCACCTAGGAGGTTACTAAGACTGATCAAAATTGAGCTGTTCTAGCTACTCACTGTACCTCCTTTCCAATCCCTCTGTGAGCATAAGGATTTTTTCTAATCCATTTTCCTCTTCCCCCTACTGCATTGCCCTACCACCATCACATAGTATAGCTTCAATTTCTGAAATAGGTAACTTAAGAAAAAGGAGATCTTGCATTTCTGAAATTAATGGCAAGATGTGTGGTAATATCTTCTCAGGACTTCCACAGCTGTAGAACAGCTGCAATCCTAGTTCTATACATCATCTTTGGACAGTTATATGCTTCTTGAGGTGGTGGAGATGGCATTATTGACATGGCTTGGATCATCTTATTGGGGGGTATTGCAAATTAGGACATGGACATTTGGTTTGTACTGGTATTGAATGGGGCAGTCAAGAGCTGTAGGATTGTTTTGACAGATCACAAGTACCAAAATTCTGACTTCCAAAGGAGTTCCCCCCCTTTTACCTTAGGTCTTGTCTGCAAGTTGACTTGTTCCTCATTTATTCCCAGAGTGTGTCCACCTACAGGGTTAATCAGGAAAATCTCCATGTTTAGAAAAGCCCTCAGAGAGTGGAAATACAAAAGGTGTGAGAAAACTACCCTTAAAAGGAGTGAAATAGTAACACAAAGAGTCTATTACCACTAACTATAGGAACTCTATGGCCAAGGTTGAAGCTCTTGCAAACTTTACTGAGACTCAGGAGGAGAACATAAACCCTGATAATAAATTAACTAACTCTTCCCCCAATGCCATGGTAATCCCACCCAACCTAACCAAGAgaaccattatttttttttaatattctcaaCTTCCCAACATAACATTCTCCTTTGTTAATGTTTGAGAGTCTGCAAGGACTGTTTCCCTTTGATTATAATTGGCAATTTTACACTGCAAAAAAGAGAGATGAAAATAAGGCTAGTTTCATTAACTGGAACATGTAACCAGAAAGGGAAGCTGTTATGTATGTAGTTTTATGACAGACAAGGCAGATGCCTTTTAAGTAAAGATTCTAGTGGGAAAGGGTCACCAGTGATGCAGAAGTGTCAAAAGCTGCATTAAGTAGAGGTAATGTGACAAAGATTCCTATGCTCTTAACAGAAATAAAGGATCATAAGAATGGCTACTGAAGTTAGAGAAATTAGCTCAGCCTTTCCACTGCTAATCCTCTACCAATAGAGGACAGAGATTGCCATGAGCAGC
The genomic region above belongs to Eretmochelys imbricata isolate rEreImb1 chromosome 12, rEreImb1.hap1, whole genome shotgun sequence and contains:
- the DNAJA2 gene encoding dnaJ homolog subfamily A member 2, with amino-acid sequence MANVADTKLYDILGVPPGATDNELKKAYRKLAKEYHPDKNPNAGDKFKEISFAYEVLSNPEKRELYDRYGEQGLREGSGGSGGMDDIFSHIFGGGLFSFMGSQSRSRNGRRRGEDMMHPLKVSLEDLYNGKTTKLQLSKNVLCSSCNGQGGKSGAVQKCSACRGRGVRIMIRQLAPGMVQQMQSVCSDCNGEGEVINEKDRCKKCEGKKVIKEVKILEVHVDKGMKHGQRITFTGEADQAPGVEPGDIVLLLQEKENEVFQREGNDLHMTHKIGLVEALCGFQFTFKHLDGRQIVVKYPPGKVIEPGCVRVVRGEGMPQYRNPFEKGDLYIKFDVQFPENNWISPEKLSELEDLLPSRPEVPTVIGDTEEVDLQEFDNTRGSGGGQRREAYNDSSDEESTHHGPGVQCAHQ